GCGCGGACGCGTTCCAGCACGCGCGTGCACACGGCGATCGCCTCGGCGTTGGGAACGGCCCGGTCGAACAGGTCGCCCGCGACCAGCACCACGTCCACCCGCTCGTCGGAGACGAGGTCGGCCAGCCCGCCCAGCACCGCTTCCTGCTCGGCGAGCAGGTCGCGGCCGTGGAACGTCCGTCCCACGTGCCAGTCGGACGTGTGCAGCAACCGCATGGCGGCCCACGCTAGGGGCGGGCGCCGGCCGGTCCCGGTAACCGACTCGGCGTGTCGCTCGAACGTGTGATCGGGTGCACGTGCGCGATGATCGGACCCATGACAGCGGTCCTCACGACGGCGGCGGTGGTGGTCGCGCTCCTGCTCGCCGGGGCGCTCGTGTTCGTGTGGCGGCTCTACCAGGACGGCATCCGGCGCACCGACGCCGCGCTGGCCGCCGTGCAGCGGGAACGGGAGCGGGGTGACGCCACCTACCTGGCCCTCCAGCGCTACGAGGTGGCGTTCTCGTCCGTGAGCGGGCGCGGTGAGCTGGGCGAACGGGTGCTGGTGGAGACGGCTCGCGCGCTGGGGCTGCGGGAGGGCGTGCACTTCCGGCTCCAGGTGGACGTGGCCGGCGGCGGGTCGGTGCGGCCGGACCTCGTGCTGGAGGTCGGCGGCGGGCGGCAGGTGCCGGTGGACGCGAAGATGAGCATGGCCACGTGGGCGGAGGCGGTGGAGACCGACGACCCCACCGAGCGGGCCGACGCGCTGCGCGTGCACGTGCGCAACATCCGGGCGCGGGCCGCGGAGCTGGCGGGCAAGGGCTACCAGCGGTGGGCGGACGCGATCTACGGGACGGTCATGTTCGTGCCCAACGACGGTGCCGTGGTGGCGGCCCTGGACACCGACCCGGAGCTGCTGCGGTGGCTGCTGGACCGGCGGGTGTTCCTGTGCGGGCCGACCGGGTTCGCCGTCATCGCCTCGGCGGCGCTGTTCGCGGTGACCGACCGGGCGCTGGCCGACGACGTCGAGCAGGTGCGCGCGCAGGCGTCGTCCGCGCACCGGGCGGCGGACGCGGCCATCGACGCGGTCAACCTGTCCAGCACGCACCTGCAGCGGTTCCTGTCCGCGCGGCGGCGGGAGCTGGACGCGCTGGAGGGCTTCCGGGCGGCGGTCGAGCCGCTGACCGCGGCGTCGTCGTCGCCGAAGCCGGTGTCGTTCGTGCGCAGGTCCGAAGAGGGCGTCAGTGCACCCTTGGAGGCCCGGGAGGCGTAATAGAGTGTGTTGGCACTGCGAGCCGAACGAGGAGTGGGCGTGACCGCTGCAACGCGCGAGCCGGAGGACGAGGAGCTGGACCCCGTCCGCTGGAACGACCGCGCCATGTTCGGCTCCTTCCGCGGTCTGCCCTGGTGGGCGGCGGTGCTCATCACGTTCGTGCTGGCCATCGTCGGTACTTACATCGACGTGACGACGTCGACCGCGAAGACCGTGGGCTGGGTGTTCGCCATCACGTTCTTCGTCGGTGCCGTGGGTGCCGTGGTGTTCGTGGAGCGGCGGTCGATGTTCGGGCCGGTCGTGCAGCCGCCGCTGGTGCTGGCGATCGTGGTGCCGCTGATCGTGGTGTTCACGTCGGGCCTGCCGTCGGGCGGGCTGGCGACGGCGGGCCTGTCGCTGGGCAAGCCGTTGATCGACGGTTTCCCGGCGATGGCGATCACCACGCTGTGCACGGTCCTGATCGGCATCCTGCGCGTGACCACGCAGAAGGACCCGAACCGCCTCACCAAGGACGAGAAGCGCGAACTGAAGCGCCGCGGCCCGGCTCCCGACGACGACCGCCCGCGCCGCAAGCCCGCTGCCGCGGACGACGACCGGCCCCGCCGCAAGCCCGCTCCTCCTGCCGACGAGCCCCGCCCCAAGCGCCCGCGCCCGTCCGGCGAAGGCCGTCCTGCCGAGGGCCGCCCCGCCGGCGATCGTCCCCGCCGCCCTCGGGACCCGGCCAAGGGCGACCGCCCGG
This DNA window, taken from Saccharothrix variisporea, encodes the following:
- a CDS encoding DNA recombination protein RmuC produces the protein MTAVLTTAAVVVALLLAGALVFVWRLYQDGIRRTDAALAAVQRERERGDATYLALQRYEVAFSSVSGRGELGERVLVETARALGLREGVHFRLQVDVAGGGSVRPDLVLEVGGGRQVPVDAKMSMATWAEAVETDDPTERADALRVHVRNIRARAAELAGKGYQRWADAIYGTVMFVPNDGAVVAALDTDPELLRWLLDRRVFLCGPTGFAVIASAALFAVTDRALADDVEQVRAQASSAHRAADAAIDAVNLSSTHLQRFLSARRRELDALEGFRAAVEPLTAASSSPKPVSFVRRSEEGVSAPLEAREA
- a CDS encoding DUF6542 domain-containing protein, with the protein product MTAATREPEDEELDPVRWNDRAMFGSFRGLPWWAAVLITFVLAIVGTYIDVTTSTAKTVGWVFAITFFVGAVGAVVFVERRSMFGPVVQPPLVLAIVVPLIVVFTSGLPSGGLATAGLSLGKPLIDGFPAMAITTLCTVLIGILRVTTQKDPNRLTKDEKRELKRRGPAPDDDRPRRKPAAADDDRPRRKPAPPADEPRPKRPRPSGEGRPAEGRPAGDRPRRPRDPAKGDRPAQRKPRPRTDG